One Streptomyces sp. R28 DNA window includes the following coding sequences:
- a CDS encoding LLM class flavin-dependent oxidoreductase, translating to MSTPATPRMLLVLSENWTLTGGRADLPTAVRWAREAEDAGFDAVMVSEHIVLGPDAADRGIMGNPRDYALPGNQDPYTPWPNSLLLLAAIASVTERLRLAAAAVLAPLRHPLLLARELGTLDLISEGRLVVQPTVSWSRDEYDALGVPFGERGKLLDEHLQVWAKAWGPSPLSHDGPNYPFQDVYFEPKAYRPEGPRLWFGGQRLHGPLLRRLVRHGHGFHPLGRPTPDDLRALKDAMSAAGRDITDLEMIGGTQAVFPDDRSPADLGAALASVPEQWESGFTTFCVKPNQFIDDPDGVGAFCREVMRRVERLVG from the coding sequence ATGAGTACCCCCGCCACCCCACGCATGCTGCTCGTCCTCAGCGAGAACTGGACCCTCACCGGAGGCCGGGCCGACCTGCCCACGGCCGTGCGGTGGGCCCGTGAGGCCGAAGACGCCGGTTTCGACGCCGTCATGGTCAGCGAGCACATCGTCCTCGGACCCGACGCGGCGGACCGGGGGATCATGGGCAACCCCCGTGACTACGCCCTGCCGGGCAACCAGGACCCGTACACCCCCTGGCCGAACTCGCTGCTCCTGCTCGCCGCCATCGCCTCAGTCACCGAACGACTCCGGCTGGCCGCCGCGGCGGTCCTCGCACCGCTGCGCCACCCGCTGCTGCTCGCCCGGGAACTGGGCACCCTCGACCTGATCAGCGAGGGGAGGCTGGTGGTGCAACCCACCGTGAGCTGGAGCAGGGACGAGTACGACGCGCTCGGCGTGCCGTTCGGCGAGCGCGGAAAGCTGCTCGACGAGCACCTGCAGGTGTGGGCGAAGGCGTGGGGGCCGTCTCCCCTCTCCCACGACGGTCCGAACTACCCCTTCCAGGATGTCTACTTCGAACCCAAGGCGTACCGCCCCGAGGGCCCCCGGCTCTGGTTCGGCGGGCAGCGACTGCACGGCCCGCTGCTGCGGCGGCTCGTCCGCCATGGCCACGGCTTCCATCCGCTCGGCCGGCCCACACCCGACGACCTGCGGGCGCTGAAGGACGCGATGTCGGCTGCGGGACGCGACATCACCGACCTGGAGATGATCGGCGGCACCCAGGCCGTCTTCCCCGACGACCGTTCGCCGGCCGATCTCGGAGCGGCTCTCGCCTCGGTTCCCGAGCAGTGGGAGAGCGGCTTCACGACCTTCTGCGTCAAGCCGAACCAGTTCATCGACGACCCCGACGGCGTCGGGGCGTTCTGCCGTGAGGTGATGCGGCGCGTGGAGCGACTGGTCGGCTGA
- a CDS encoding gamma-glutamyl-gamma-aminobutyrate hydrolase family protein — MTRPLIAIPARFSATTSALRYAAEVNARALIEAVWRAGGEPVSLHPAQTGTAGRLARFDGVLLPGGGDLAPHTYGAVDTHASVYDVDDVQDAFDLAVARAALETGLPLLAVCRGLQAVNVALGGTLEQDMGGPGRDHRHVAHPVALEAGSVVARATAAEKVDASCYHHQRVDRLGAGLRATARAADGTVEALELPTAGGWFSAVQWHPEDTAHEDPAQQRLFDALVRAAEERP, encoded by the coding sequence GTGACGCGCCCGCTCATCGCGATCCCCGCCCGTTTCAGCGCCACCACCTCCGCACTGCGCTACGCCGCCGAGGTCAACGCCCGGGCCCTGATCGAGGCGGTGTGGCGGGCCGGCGGAGAACCCGTGAGTCTTCATCCCGCGCAGACCGGCACCGCCGGCCGGCTCGCCCGCTTCGACGGCGTCCTGCTCCCCGGAGGCGGAGACCTCGCCCCGCACACGTACGGCGCCGTCGACACCCACGCCAGCGTGTACGACGTGGACGACGTCCAGGACGCCTTCGACCTGGCGGTGGCACGGGCCGCGCTGGAGACCGGCCTGCCCCTGCTCGCCGTCTGCCGGGGCCTGCAGGCGGTCAACGTCGCTCTCGGCGGCACCCTGGAACAGGACATGGGCGGTCCGGGGCGCGACCACCGGCACGTCGCGCATCCCGTCGCCCTGGAGGCCGGCTCGGTGGTCGCACGGGCGACGGCCGCCGAGAAGGTGGACGCGTCCTGCTACCACCACCAGCGCGTCGACCGCCTCGGCGCGGGTCTGAGAGCGACGGCACGAGCCGCGGACGGCACGGTTGAAGCGCTCGAACTGCCCACCGCCGGCGGCTGGTTCAGCGCCGTGCAGTGGCATCCCGAGGACACCGCCCACGAGGATCCGGCCCAGCAGCGGCTCTTCGACGCCCTGGTACGGGCCGCCGAGGAGCGGCCCTGA
- a CDS encoding MarR family winged helix-turn-helix transcriptional regulator produces the protein MPGQRSITEAEKLAAAKLGGFPIRREQMAAVANIYRAASAVRHHLENSVLRGSDLTWTAFVVLWVVWVWGESETRYVADEAGISKGTLTGVSRTLESRGLIRRSGHPTDGRLVLLSLTEEGEEFMRRVFPAFNEEEAFVTAGLSNAECRRLADGLRSVVMQVEQHGEERRQSLLNGAEPAPRRSGRRSRN, from the coding sequence ATGCCCGGCCAGCGATCCATCACCGAAGCCGAGAAGCTGGCGGCGGCGAAGCTCGGTGGTTTCCCGATCCGTCGGGAGCAGATGGCCGCTGTGGCGAACATCTACCGGGCAGCCTCCGCGGTCCGGCATCACCTGGAGAACTCCGTCCTGCGCGGCTCGGATCTGACCTGGACGGCGTTCGTCGTGCTGTGGGTGGTCTGGGTGTGGGGCGAGTCGGAGACGCGGTACGTGGCGGACGAGGCCGGCATCTCCAAGGGCACCCTCACGGGGGTCTCCCGCACCCTGGAGTCGCGTGGACTGATCAGGCGGAGCGGGCACCCGACGGACGGACGGCTGGTGTTGCTCAGCCTCACCGAGGAAGGCGAGGAGTTCATGCGCCGGGTGTTCCCGGCGTTCAACGAGGAAGAGGCGTTCGTCACCGCCGGGCTCAGCAACGCGGAGTGCCGCCGTCTCGCGGACGGCCTGCGCAGTGTCGTCATGCAGGTCGAGCAGCACGGCGAGGAGCGGCGCCAGTCGCTGCTGAACGGCGCCGAGCCCGCGCCCCGTCGCAGCGGTCGCCGGTCCAGGAACTGA